One Clostridium estertheticum DNA segment encodes these proteins:
- a CDS encoding polyprenyl synthetase family protein → MNIKSMKDVLEQWISDYFNDKPEIDNRNFEAMIYSIKVGGKRVRPILMLLTYAMYKSDYRDIMPFAAALEMIHTYSLIHDDLPSMDNDDLRRGKPTNHKIYGEAIAILAGDGLLNEAMIIMLNQCLDGNLNKINASATIATASGSQGMIAGQICDILSEGKTISEEELLYMHRNKTGQLIKVAIVSGAILANAPIEDLANLSDFGEKLGLAFQIKDDILDVIGDVDVLGKNVKSDECNNKTTFITMYGLEKCRVKCNDLTQDCFQILKKLEVNTKYLEEITEFLLKREF, encoded by the coding sequence ATGAATATAAAATCCATGAAAGATGTATTAGAACAATGGATAAGTGATTATTTTAATGATAAGCCTGAAATTGATAATAGGAATTTCGAAGCAATGATTTATAGTATAAAAGTTGGTGGAAAAAGAGTCAGACCCATTTTAATGCTTCTTACATATGCTATGTACAAGAGTGATTATAGAGATATAATGCCTTTTGCAGCGGCTCTGGAGATGATTCATACATATTCTCTTATTCATGATGATCTGCCAAGCATGGATAACGATGATTTGCGTAGAGGGAAACCTACAAATCACAAAATTTACGGCGAAGCGATAGCTATCCTTGCAGGAGATGGATTATTAAATGAGGCTATGATAATAATGCTAAACCAATGTTTAGATGGAAATTTAAACAAAATTAACGCAAGCGCTACCATAGCAACTGCTTCTGGATCTCAAGGAATGATAGCTGGTCAAATTTGCGATATTTTAAGTGAAGGTAAAACTATTTCAGAGGAAGAGCTTCTTTATATGCATAGAAATAAAACAGGGCAACTAATTAAAGTGGCAATAGTGAGTGGTGCAATCCTTGCAAATGCACCGATCGAAGATTTAGCTAATTTAAGCGACTTTGGCGAAAAATTAGGACTCGCCTTTCAAATAAAAGATGATATATTAGATGTAATTGGGGATGTGGACGTCCTAGGTAAAAATGTAAAAAGCGATGAATGTAATAATAAAACAACTTTTATAACTATGTATGGCTTAGAAAAATGCAGGGTAAAGTGCAATGATTTAACCCAGGATTGTTTTCAAATATTAAAAAAGCTTGAGGTAAATACAAAATATTTAGAGGAAATAACAGAATTTTTATTGAAAAGAGAATTTTAA
- a CDS encoding exodeoxyribonuclease VII small subunit produces MAKKKESYENMMGRLEEIVDVMDGNEVTLEQTMSIYEEGIKICNSLYKILNDTEGKIKILTAEGEKDFGAIPEVEN; encoded by the coding sequence ATGGCAAAGAAAAAAGAGTCTTATGAAAATATGATGGGAAGACTTGAAGAAATTGTAGATGTTATGGATGGAAATGAAGTTACATTGGAACAAACCATGTCTATCTATGAAGAAGGTATAAAAATCTGCAACAGTCTATATAAAATTTTAAATGATACAGAAGGTAAAATAAAAATACTAACGGCTGAAGGTGAAAAAGATTTTGGTGCAATACCCGAAGTTGAAAATTAA
- the xseA gene encoding exodeoxyribonuclease VII large subunit, protein MFIKVITVTALNGYIKKIVDSDFILNNANVKGELSNVKIHSSGHIYFSLKDAFGKINCVMFKSQTYKLKITPRDGMNVIVRGKVSVYEREGAYQIYCESIEADGEGQLYLAFQKLKEKLEKQGLFDNAHKKNIPSFPLKIGVITSETGAAIKDIINVATRRNAKINMLIYPALVQGVNASEDIIGGIKYFNSTKNVDLIIIARGGGSIEELWAFNEENLALEIYNSKIPIITGIGHETDFTIADFASDYRAPTPSAAAEIAVKNLKELNNEINSLRELLIRSAQFKVTKEYNKVNLLNKSLKINNPLNYIVNQYIRIDNLKESLSYKFNFVISLEKQKLSKFNALLQAHNPLNVLNKGYALLQNNEKVIISEISNLKNIKQVKITLKDGSAEFKISDLEEF, encoded by the coding sequence ATGTTTATTAAAGTAATAACAGTAACTGCCCTTAATGGATATATTAAAAAAATAGTAGATAGTGACTTTATATTAAACAATGCTAATGTAAAAGGCGAGCTATCTAATGTGAAAATACATTCTAGTGGGCACATATATTTTTCATTAAAAGACGCATTTGGAAAGATAAATTGTGTAATGTTTAAGTCACAAACATATAAACTTAAAATCACCCCGAGAGACGGCATGAATGTTATTGTTCGCGGTAAGGTTTCTGTTTATGAGCGTGAGGGAGCATATCAGATTTATTGTGAATCTATAGAGGCAGACGGAGAAGGACAATTGTATTTAGCTTTCCAAAAGCTTAAGGAAAAATTAGAAAAACAAGGATTGTTTGATAACGCGCACAAGAAAAATATACCTTCATTTCCTTTAAAAATAGGAGTAATTACATCGGAAACAGGAGCTGCAATTAAGGATATTATTAATGTAGCCACAAGGCGAAATGCAAAAATCAACATGCTAATATATCCAGCCCTAGTTCAAGGGGTAAACGCAAGCGAGGACATTATAGGCGGCATAAAATATTTTAATAGTACAAAAAATGTTGATTTAATTATTATTGCAAGAGGTGGAGGATCTATAGAAGAATTATGGGCATTCAATGAAGAGAACTTAGCTTTAGAAATCTACAATTCTAAAATACCTATAATTACTGGAATAGGTCATGAAACAGACTTTACTATAGCAGATTTCGCAAGCGACTACAGAGCGCCTACTCCATCAGCTGCGGCTGAGATTGCTGTGAAGAATTTAAAAGAGTTAAACAATGAAATTAACTCACTTAGAGAACTGCTAATTAGATCTGCTCAATTTAAGGTCACCAAGGAATACAATAAAGTTAATTTATTAAATAAATCATTAAAAATAAATAACCCACTAAATTATATAGTTAATCAATATATTCGTATTGATAATTTAAAAGAAAGTTTAAGCTATAAATTTAATTTTGTGATTTCATTAGAAAAGCAGAAACTTTCCAAGTTCAATGCTCTTTTGCAGGCACATAACCCCTTAAATGTACTAAATAAGGGGTACGCACTATTGCAAAATAACGAAAAGGTCATTATTAGTGAAATTAGCAATTTGAAAAATATAAAACAGGTGAAAATTACCTTGAAAGATGGTAGTGCTGAATTTAAAATAAGCGATTTGGAGGAATTTTAA
- a CDS encoding bifunctional 5,10-methylenetetrahydrofolate dehydrogenase/5,10-methenyltetrahydrofolate cyclohydrolase produces MGIKVNGKIIVENYRNEIKSVINEGTAKGLRVPSIKTILVGDDGGSLSYVKSQNNLCDKLGVLYSCVQLGKDVDEVDIIDIIEKFNDDSTVDGIILQLPLPKKFNEKEITSKISYKKDIDGLTDKNMGRFYKGEKCFMPCTALGVIEMIKNTGCVIKGKHAVVIGRSNIVGKPAAQLLLNEDATVTICHSKTLNLKGICKTADIIVAAIGKPGFVTGDFIKEGAVVIDVGTTMIDNKITGDVNFYDVIDHASYVTPVPGGTGLMTTTMLIKNACEAWRNNVY; encoded by the coding sequence ATGGGTATTAAAGTTAATGGTAAAATAATAGTTGAAAACTACAGAAATGAAATTAAGTCAGTTATAAACGAAGGGACTGCGAAAGGCCTCCGGGTGCCTTCAATTAAGACTATTTTGGTAGGAGACGACGGCGGATCCTTGTCATATGTAAAAAGTCAGAATAATCTTTGTGATAAATTAGGCGTTTTATATAGTTGTGTTCAATTAGGTAAAGATGTTGATGAAGTGGATATTATAGATATTATAGAAAAATTCAATGATGATAGTACTGTAGATGGTATTATTCTTCAATTACCACTGCCAAAAAAATTTAATGAGAAAGAAATTACATCTAAAATTTCATATAAAAAGGATATTGATGGATTAACTGATAAGAATATGGGTAGATTTTATAAGGGAGAGAAGTGTTTTATGCCTTGTACCGCTTTAGGGGTCATTGAGATGATAAAAAATACTGGATGCGTTATTAAAGGTAAACATGCTGTTGTTATAGGTAGAAGCAATATTGTAGGGAAACCAGCAGCACAATTACTACTTAATGAAGATGCAACAGTAACTATATGTCACTCTAAAACACTAAATTTGAAGGGAATTTGTAAAACAGCAGATATAATAGTTGCCGCAATAGGAAAACCTGGGTTTGTTACAGGTGATTTTATTAAAGAAGGAGCAGTTGTTATAGATGTTGGGACTACAATGATAGATAATAAAATTACCGGGGATGTAAATTTTTACGATGTTATTGATCATGCAAGCTATGTGACCCCTGTACCGGGTGGAACGGGACTAATGACTACTACAATGCTTATTAAAAATGCTTGCGAAGCATGGAGGAATAATGTTTATTAA
- the nusB gene encoding transcription antitermination factor NusB, producing the protein MNRRKSREVAMKLLFEMSINKESYEDIIENFKEYTDVDLNDIDMEYITKVLAGIHEYGGEIDKNIEKYLIKWKLDRLSKMNLAILRICTYEILFEEDIPGAVSVNEGIELAKKYGEDSSPAFINGILAKMI; encoded by the coding sequence ATGAACAGAAGAAAGTCAAGAGAAGTAGCAATGAAATTACTTTTTGAAATGTCAATAAATAAAGAGAGTTATGAGGATATAATTGAAAACTTCAAAGAGTATACAGATGTGGATTTAAACGATATTGATATGGAATATATTACAAAGGTATTAGCAGGTATTCATGAGTATGGCGGTGAAATTGATAAAAATATTGAAAAGTATCTAATTAAGTGGAAATTAGATAGACTATCAAAAATGAATTTAGCTATTTTAAGAATTTGTACATATGAAATACTATTTGAGGAAGATATACCGGGTGCTGTTTCAGTAAACGAGGGAATAGAACTTGCTAAAAAATATGGGGAAGATAGTTCGCCAGCTTTTATAAATGGTATCTTAGCAAAAATGATTTAA
- a CDS encoding Asp23/Gls24 family envelope stress response protein, giving the protein MEDKILNETEMGVVKISEDVVSVIAGLAVAEIQGIVGMSASLVGGITQILSGKKNLSKGVKVNVGENSAVIDLHVVVEYGVKIPEVTEKAQINVKKSVELMTGLAVSAVNVYVQNVVLPKTEKVEEIES; this is encoded by the coding sequence ATGGAAGATAAAATTTTAAATGAAACGGAAATGGGTGTTGTTAAAATATCTGAAGATGTAGTTAGTGTTATAGCGGGACTCGCTGTTGCTGAAATACAGGGAATTGTTGGAATGAGTGCTAGTCTCGTTGGTGGAATAACTCAAATATTAAGTGGTAAGAAAAACTTATCTAAAGGCGTTAAAGTCAATGTAGGAGAAAATAGTGCTGTAATTGATTTACACGTTGTAGTTGAATATGGGGTTAAGATTCCAGAAGTAACTGAGAAAGCGCAAATAAATGTAAAAAAATCTGTAGAACTCATGACTGGACTTGCGGTATCAGCAGTAAATGTGTATGTACAAAATGTTGTACTACCTAAAACAGAAAAGGTAGAGGAAATAGAATCATAG
- a CDS encoding SpoIIIAH-like family protein: MNKKQSGIIVTLVVLIVIAGYLATKVNGPLYVNDSDFNEKTAISLKEGKSSSTFFTEATLSRDQDNAKTLQNIKALIDDANTPKEQKATAADEYLAVATATQNESDIELALKAQGFDAALCSIVDDKVEIFVKSSKKELSKEELRGIQDVVMSKTKLEKIDVKIKE; the protein is encoded by the coding sequence ATGAATAAAAAACAATCAGGTATAATTGTTACTTTGGTAGTACTTATAGTTATTGCAGGGTACCTTGCAACAAAGGTGAATGGACCGTTATATGTAAATGATAGTGATTTCAATGAGAAGACTGCAATATCTTTAAAAGAAGGCAAAAGTTCTTCAACCTTTTTTACAGAAGCAACATTATCAAGAGATCAAGACAATGCAAAAACTCTTCAAAACATTAAAGCACTAATAGATGACGCTAATACTCCAAAAGAACAAAAGGCAACTGCTGCTGATGAATACTTAGCTGTAGCAACGGCAACGCAGAATGAGTCAGACATAGAACTTGCACTGAAAGCTCAAGGCTTTGATGCAGCACTTTGCAGTATAGTAGATGACAAAGTGGAAATATTTGTTAAAAGTTCAAAGAAGGAGCTTTCAAAAGAAGAGCTTCGTGGTATTCAAGATGTTGTCATGAGTAAAACTAAATTAGAAAAAATCGATGTTAAGATCAAAGAATAG
- the spoIIIAG gene encoding stage III sporulation protein AG: MNNGSMNNDDLLSKFTEYIKTKLNGGDDKKKIGSVKKSDKLLGNLVLMILIAVVIVLGSSFFKNTGPTSAALAETEKDKVVKKANISGLTDYESQLENKLKSTLEEIQGVGKVQLMIYFESGEESVPAVNINDSESLTVENDTGGGKRNTTQKNDGRTVVMSNNGNTNEPLIVKKYKPIITGVCVVAEGSNEKITELRIRQAVINLFNLPENKVNVYPMNN; this comes from the coding sequence ATGAACAATGGGTCTATGAATAATGATGATTTACTTAGTAAATTTACTGAGTATATTAAAACAAAATTAAATGGTGGTGATGACAAAAAGAAAATTGGAAGCGTTAAAAAATCTGACAAGCTATTAGGAAACTTGGTATTAATGATCTTAATAGCAGTTGTAATAGTACTCGGCAGTAGTTTTTTCAAAAATACAGGTCCAACCTCGGCTGCTTTAGCAGAAACTGAGAAGGATAAAGTTGTAAAAAAGGCAAACATTTCAGGATTAACTGATTATGAATCACAATTAGAAAACAAACTTAAATCCACACTTGAAGAAATTCAAGGAGTTGGAAAGGTACAACTTATGATCTATTTTGAGAGTGGCGAGGAGAGTGTTCCGGCAGTAAACATAAATGATTCTGAAAGTCTTACAGTAGAAAATGATACTGGTGGAGGAAAAAGAAATACCACTCAAAAAAACGACGGAAGAACGGTTGTTATGTCCAATAACGGAAATACAAATGAGCCACTAATAGTAAAAAAATACAAGCCTATTATTACAGGTGTATGCGTAGTGGCAGAAGGATCAAATGAAAAAATAACTGAACTAAGGATTAGACAGGCAGTAATTAATTTATTTAATTTGCCTGAAAATAAAGTTAATGTATATCCTATGAATAATTAG
- the spoIIIAF gene encoding stage III sporulation protein AF, with amino-acid sequence MIEVLKVWVTNITIAIFFITAVEMILPDNNMRKYAKFVLGLLLIVVIINPIIKIFHKDFDFYSYSNKATNYMESSTVVTDMQKYKESNILNTTENFKVNLENQCIINLEEAYPESQYNADIDITYDEKNTVFNINRIEIGIVEKGVKSIKKIEINTKSVNASNKNILQGEEGNKIKRLLSSKFKISGKIITVYKLNS; translated from the coding sequence TTGATTGAAGTATTAAAAGTCTGGGTAACAAACATCACTATTGCTATATTTTTTATTACTGCAGTGGAGATGATTTTACCAGATAATAATATGAGAAAATATGCTAAGTTTGTGTTAGGACTGTTACTAATTGTAGTAATTATAAATCCTATAATAAAGATTTTCCATAAGGACTTTGATTTTTATTCATATTCCAATAAAGCAACAAATTACATGGAGTCAAGTACTGTGGTCACAGATATGCAAAAGTACAAAGAAAGTAACATACTAAATACAACTGAGAATTTTAAAGTGAATTTAGAGAATCAATGTATTATAAATTTAGAAGAGGCTTATCCAGAAAGTCAGTATAATGCTGATATAGATATTACTTATGATGAAAAAAATACAGTATTCAATATTAATAGAATTGAAATTGGGATTGTAGAGAAAGGGGTTAAAAGTATTAAGAAAATAGAAATTAATACTAAAAGTGTGAATGCATCTAATAAAAACATTTTGCAGGGCGAAGAAGGAAACAAAATAAAGAGGCTTTTAAGTAGTAAATTTAAAATATCTGGTAAAATTATTACTGTTTATAAATTAAATTCATAA
- the spoIIIAE gene encoding stage III sporulation protein AE, whose amino-acid sequence MKKIIIILLLLICLPISVQATEIGKIGEKQQMEITKLYDYITNIKTKYEIFNDMEPKAFVDGFMKTGENGFSLKNISNYFIKFTFKEIYASMELIGSLLIIAIVCALLNNLQSAFNSENLSNIAYFACYGVMIILITKSFYISVELAKDTILNMTDFMAALMPVLMMLLASVGGFTEATLLDPVIMGFATISSRVYVDILIPIIFMSFVLQFVNNISSDFKINNLTKLLKQIAIWVQGIVMTVFIGVITLRSIAAKTIDQVTIKTAKFAVDNFIPVVGKCLSDAISTVAGYSLLLKNAISGLGLVIILIIVLLPIIKLLIMAFLYKATAAIIEPISDSRTVDVISSVGDSIILLMSCVISVSVMFFIMVAIIASTGKGIIMG is encoded by the coding sequence ATGAAAAAAATAATAATAATTTTATTACTTTTAATATGTTTACCTATTAGTGTACAGGCTACCGAAATAGGTAAAATTGGAGAAAAACAGCAAATGGAAATAACCAAATTATATGATTATATTACTAATATAAAAACAAAGTATGAAATATTTAACGACATGGAACCCAAAGCTTTTGTAGATGGATTTATGAAAACTGGTGAAAATGGTTTTAGTCTTAAAAACATTTCTAATTATTTTATTAAATTTACATTTAAGGAAATTTATGCGTCTATGGAGTTAATTGGGAGTCTTTTGATTATTGCTATTGTTTGCGCACTGCTTAATAATCTCCAAAGTGCTTTTAATAGTGAAAATTTATCCAATATTGCTTATTTTGCCTGTTATGGTGTAATGATCATTTTAATAACTAAAAGTTTTTATATATCAGTAGAGCTGGCTAAAGATACCATTCTTAATATGACAGATTTTATGGCAGCACTTATGCCAGTACTAATGATGCTACTAGCTAGTGTGGGAGGATTTACAGAAGCTACACTGCTCGACCCAGTAATAATGGGTTTTGCTACGATAAGTTCTAGAGTTTATGTAGATATTCTCATACCCATAATTTTTATGAGCTTCGTACTACAATTTGTTAACAATATATCCAGTGATTTTAAAATTAATAATTTAACAAAGCTTTTAAAACAAATTGCTATTTGGGTTCAGGGAATAGTGATGACAGTCTTTATTGGGGTAATTACTTTAAGAAGTATAGCAGCTAAAACTATAGATCAAGTTACTATTAAAACAGCTAAATTTGCGGTAGATAATTTTATACCTGTAGTTGGGAAATGTTTATCTGATGCAATTTCTACAGTAGCTGGATACTCACTTCTTTTAAAAAATGCCATAAGTGGATTGGGACTGGTTATTATTTTAATAATAGTTTTATTGCCAATTATAAAACTGTTAATTATGGCTTTTTTATATAAGGCTACTGCTGCAATAATTGAACCAATAAGTGATAGCCGTACAGTAGATGTTATAAGTTCGGTAGGGGATTCTATTATTCTTTTAATGTCCTGCGTAATATCGGTAAGTGTAATGTTTTTTATAATGGTGGCAATAATAGCTTCTACAGGGAAAGGCATAATAATGGGCTAG
- the spoIIIAD gene encoding stage III sporulation protein AD, translated as MEIIKVVAFAFMALFIVLIFKGKRDDLAIQVSIAAGILIFLFMINKLTIIMSFLQTLANKANIDVVYLNTVFKILGIAYLASFCSEICRDAGENSIGAKVEFAGKILILVLAIPILMAVMQSILKIM; from the coding sequence ATGGAAATAATTAAAGTTGTTGCATTTGCTTTCATGGCACTCTTTATAGTACTTATATTTAAAGGCAAGAGGGACGATTTAGCTATTCAAGTAAGCATTGCAGCAGGAATATTAATTTTTTTGTTTATGATAAACAAACTTACAATAATAATGAGTTTTTTGCAAACCCTAGCAAATAAGGCCAACATTGATGTTGTATATTTAAATACAGTTTTTAAAATACTGGGCATTGCCTATTTAGCATCCTTTTGCAGTGAAATTTGTAGGGATGCTGGTGAGAATAGCATAGGGGCAAAAGTTGAATTTGCTGGTAAAATATTAATATTAGTCTTGGCAATACCTATCTTAATGGCAGTAATGCAATCAATTTTAAAAATAATGTAG
- the spoIIIAC gene encoding stage III sporulation protein AC encodes MLDVSLLFKIGATGILIIIIDKILKSGGKEDIAVVANLAGVILILMMVINLVSKLFTSVKTLFQF; translated from the coding sequence GTGTTAGATGTTAGTTTGCTGTTTAAAATAGGGGCAACAGGGATTCTGATAATTATTATTGACAAGATTTTAAAAAGCGGGGGAAAGGAAGACATTGCAGTAGTTGCAAATTTAGCCGGAGTAATATTAATTCTTATGATGGTTATAAATCTAGTAAGCAAACTATTTACTTCTGTAAAAACTTTGTTTCAGTTTTAG
- the spoIIIAB gene encoding stage III sporulation protein SpoIIIAB: MIKLIACAVILGASTRAGFIYSERLKYRVFQLNEVQRAIYQLQNEITYVHALLPDAFKSVAQKSKEPIRELFNKTGELLSDNDYENVYEAMNCAMNLIKSRIYLNPDDINVILDLSKTLGESDIEGQISIFSLTLANLKKQIKISEDFMNKNVRMYRYLGFSFGAVIVIALI, translated from the coding sequence ATGATTAAATTAATTGCATGTGCTGTGATTTTAGGCGCTTCAACTAGAGCGGGTTTTATATATAGTGAAAGGTTAAAGTATAGAGTTTTTCAGCTAAATGAAGTTCAAAGAGCAATATATCAGCTTCAAAATGAAATAACTTATGTACATGCTCTACTTCCAGATGCTTTTAAAAGTGTAGCACAAAAAAGCAAAGAACCTATACGGGAGCTTTTTAATAAAACCGGTGAATTATTATCTGACAATGACTATGAAAATGTATATGAGGCAATGAATTGTGCAATGAATTTAATAAAGAGCAGGATATATCTAAACCCTGACGATATAAATGTTATTTTGGATTTATCTAAAACTCTAGGAGAGTCTGATATTGAAGGCCAAATCAGTATATTTTCATTAACACTTGCAAATTTAAAAAAACAAATTAAAATATCAGAAGATTTTATGAATAAAAATGTAAGAATGTACAGATATTTAGGTTTTTCTTTTGGGGCAGTGATTGTAATAGCATTAATATAG